The proteins below come from a single Tissierella sp. MB52-C2 genomic window:
- a CDS encoding TrkA family potassium uptake protein — protein sequence MKSFVVIGCGRFGGAVAKTLYSLGNEVLAIDRCEETIKEIAEEVTHAVQADVMDETVLKDLGLRNFDVAIVAIGSDLEASIMATIVTKELGIKTVVAKALTELHGKVLKKIGADKVIFPERDMGIRLAHNLASTNILEFIELSPDYSILEITAIKEWEEKSLVQLKLSTKYRINVMAIKRGNSISISPNGESIIKENDILVVIGNTKDIKRIEQKVGE from the coding sequence ATGAAATCATTTGTAGTTATAGGATGTGGAAGATTTGGTGGAGCAGTCGCTAAAACTTTATATAGCTTAGGAAATGAAGTATTGGCTATTGATAGATGTGAAGAAACTATTAAAGAAATAGCTGAAGAAGTAACTCATGCTGTTCAGGCGGATGTAATGGATGAAACAGTATTGAAGGATTTAGGATTAAGAAATTTTGATGTGGCAATTGTAGCCATTGGATCAGACTTAGAGGCTTCTATAATGGCAACTATAGTTACTAAGGAATTGGGAATTAAAACAGTGGTGGCTAAGGCCTTAACAGAATTACATGGAAAGGTTCTTAAAAAAATAGGTGCAGATAAGGTAATTTTCCCTGAAAGAGATATGGGGATTAGACTAGCACATAATTTAGCTTCTACAAATATACTAGAATTTATAGAATTGTCACCAGACTATAGTATTTTAGAAATAACTGCTATAAAAGAATGGGAAGAAAAGTCTTTAGTTCAATTAAAACTTTCTACTAAATATAGAATAAATGTAATGGCCATTAAGAGAGGTAACAGTATTAGTATTTCTCCAAATGGGGAATCAATAATTAAAGAAAATGATATACTAGTAGTTATAGGCAACACTAAGGACATTAAAAGAATAGAGCAAAAAGTTGGCGAATAA
- the pepV gene encoding dipeptidase PepV: MNFINLIDEYREEIVKSTQEIIKIKSVEEEPKENMPFGEGPYKALQYALELSKKLGFDAKNLEGYAGYAEFGQGEETIGVLAHLDVVPEGTGWTYPPYGGEIHDGKIYGRGTADDKGPTIATLYAMKALKESGVNLNRKIRLIFGTNEETGWGCMHYYFKHEKAPTMGFTPDADFPVIYGEKGIIVFNLEQKINSNDCDSIKIVDLKGGNAPNMVPDYAEAILEVENIDSFDEKYKEYIKEKKYPITINIENNQVKVMAEGISAHGSTPEKGENAISYLMDFLGYIFEGKCDICDFINIYNERIGFKHNGEGIGCGLEDDISGKLNFNPGLIKLEDGKIILTINVRYPIKTTSKEVYDGIRANIDGTKLELVEGTSDSKPLYVPKNSFLVETLMKVYKEQTGDISSEPVTIGGGTYARAMENAVAFGPMFPGQPDVVHQKDEYISIEHLMKITKIYAHALYELAK, from the coding sequence ATGAATTTTATAAATTTAATTGATGAATATAGGGAAGAAATTGTTAAATCAACTCAGGAGATAATAAAGATTAAAAGTGTGGAGGAAGAACCAAAGGAGAATATGCCTTTTGGGGAAGGCCCTTATAAGGCACTTCAATATGCTTTGGAACTATCAAAAAAATTAGGATTTGATGCTAAAAACTTAGAAGGCTATGCGGGATATGCAGAGTTTGGACAGGGAGAAGAGACAATAGGAGTTTTAGCTCACCTTGATGTTGTACCTGAGGGTACAGGTTGGACTTATCCACCTTATGGTGGTGAAATTCATGACGGTAAAATATATGGCAGAGGTACTGCCGACGACAAAGGACCTACTATTGCCACACTTTATGCTATGAAGGCTTTAAAGGAATCAGGTGTAAATCTTAATAGAAAGATTAGATTGATATTTGGTACAAACGAAGAAACAGGCTGGGGTTGTATGCATTATTATTTCAAACATGAAAAAGCTCCAACTATGGGATTTACACCAGATGCAGACTTTCCAGTTATATATGGTGAGAAAGGAATCATAGTATTTAACTTAGAGCAAAAGATAAATTCAAATGACTGTGACAGTATTAAAATTGTAGATTTAAAGGGGGGCAATGCTCCTAATATGGTGCCAGATTATGCAGAGGCTATTTTAGAAGTGGAGAATATAGATAGTTTTGATGAAAAATATAAAGAATATATAAAAGAAAAGAAGTATCCAATAACTATAAATATAGAAAATAATCAAGTAAAAGTAATGGCAGAGGGAATATCAGCCCATGGCAGTACTCCAGAAAAAGGAGAAAATGCCATTTCATATTTAATGGATTTCTTAGGATATATTTTTGAAGGCAAATGTGATATTTGTGATTTTATAAATATTTATAATGAAAGAATTGGCTTCAAGCATAATGGAGAAGGAATTGGATGTGGATTAGAGGATGATATATCGGGAAAGTTAAACTTTAATCCAGGGCTTATTAAATTAGAAGACGGTAAAATAATCTTAACTATTAATGTTAGATATCCAATAAAAACCACCTCTAAGGAAGTATATGATGGTATAAGAGCGAATATTGACGGAACAAAGTTAGAATTAGTAGAAGGTACAAGCGATAGTAAGCCTCTTTATGTTCCAAAGAATAGTTTCTTAGTGGAAACATTGATGAAAGTATATAAGGAACAAACTGGAGATATAAGCAGTGAACCTGTTACTATTGGTGGTGGAACTTATGCTAGAGCCATGGAAAATGCAGTAGCCTTTGGACCAATGTTTCCAGGTCAGCCAGATGTAGTCCACCAAAAAGATGAATATATATCTATAGAACATTTAATGAAGATAACTAAAATCTATGCCCATGCATTATATGAGTTGGCAAAATAA
- the zapA gene encoding cell division protein ZapA, which produces MTERKKINIFIDGRNFTVVGTTDDEDYVRNLANYVDKKIRELASKNDRLCQTSSATLAAFNIADELHRTTSKLQQLENQSKDPMEKYGNVINELEKAKTTIQKLEAQNLQYKDDLLQTKIESENALKEMKKHEQALELKEQELIESQKMIKSLQDKVFDNQIELIETKKELGEVLKILDNEKKVFAKEEV; this is translated from the coding sequence ATGACAGAAAGAAAGAAAATAAACATATTTATAGATGGTCGTAACTTTACAGTGGTAGGAACAACTGATGATGAAGATTACGTCAGAAATCTAGCCAATTATGTAGATAAAAAAATAAGAGAATTAGCAAGTAAAAATGATAGATTATGTCAAACAAGTTCAGCTACATTAGCTGCTTTTAATATAGCCGATGAACTCCATAGAACTACATCAAAGTTACAACAATTAGAAAATCAATCTAAAGATCCAATGGAGAAATATGGCAACGTAATAAATGAATTAGAAAAAGCTAAAACGACTATTCAAAAGCTAGAAGCTCAAAATTTACAGTATAAAGATGATTTGCTTCAGACTAAAATTGAAAGTGAAAATGCATTAAAGGAAATGAAAAAACATGAACAGGCTTTAGAATTAAAAGAACAAGAATTAATAGAAAGTCAGAAAATGATTAAATCATTACAGGATAAAGTCTTTGATAATCAAATTGAATTAATTGAAACTAAAAAAGAATTAGGAGAAGTCCTAAAAATATTAGATAATGAAAAAAAGGTGTTTGCCAAGGAGGAAGTATAG
- the infC gene encoding translation initiation factor IF-3, translating to MRRCCTIKELQINEEIRDKEVRLIDVDGGQLGIVPIKRALEISEEKRLDLVKIAPTANPPVCRIMDYGKYKYELAKKEKEARKNQKVINIKEIRLTPNIESHDLNVKAKTAGKFLEAGDKVKVSVRFRGREMGHTEIGREVLNDFAKLIEEVGIIEKPAKLEGRSMVMHLTPKTE from the coding sequence ATTAGGAGGTGCTGTACTATCAAAGAGCTTCAGATTAATGAAGAAATCAGAGATAAGGAAGTAAGATTAATTGATGTTGATGGAGGACAACTGGGAATCGTGCCTATTAAAAGGGCATTGGAGATTTCAGAAGAAAAAAGATTGGATTTAGTAAAAATAGCTCCAACTGCTAATCCACCTGTATGTAGAATAATGGACTACGGTAAATACAAATATGAATTAGCTAAGAAGGAAAAAGAAGCTAGAAAAAATCAAAAAGTAATCAACATTAAAGAAATCCGACTAACACCTAATATTGAATCCCATGATCTAAATGTAAAGGCTAAGACTGCTGGCAAATTCTTAGAAGCAGGAGATAAAGTTAAGGTATCTGTTAGATTTAGAGGTAGAGAAATGGGTCATACAGAAATAGGTAGGGAAGTATTAAATGATTTTGCCAAACTGATCGAAGAGGTTGGAATCATTGAGAAACCGGCAAAATTAGAAGGAAGAAGTATGGTAATGCACTTAACACCGAAAACTGAGTAA
- a CDS encoding TrkH family potassium uptake protein, with amino-acid sequence MKKLKRFQLDPPKVLALGFASLILIGALLLNLPMATKTGESIGFINALFTSASAVCVTGLVVVNTGEFWSLFGQIVIIMLIQMGGLGFMTMATIGALLIGKKITLKERLVIKEQLNQETMSGLVRLTKYVILSTLAIEGIGAIFLSTRFIPIYGKVKGIWFSIFHAISAFCNAGFDLTGDSIAPFVGDFTINMTISALIILGGLGFSVYIDITKNRSFKKLSLHSKLVISITGVLLLVGMIVFFLIEYDNPLTLKPLNLGEKLIASFFQSVVPRTAGFYSVNLAGLYDTTVFLTIILMFIGASPGSTGGGIKTTTFGILILTTLGVIKGERDIVAFKKRIGYDVINRSLAIATVGMILIIAVSFVLTVTEPANFLDVLFETTSAFATVGSSRGLTPHLTDFGKIIITLTMYAGRVGPLTMAYVFSRRSKHGNFRYSEGNIIVG; translated from the coding sequence ATGAAAAAGTTAAAACGATTTCAATTAGACCCTCCAAAGGTTTTAGCATTAGGTTTTGCAAGTTTAATACTTATAGGAGCACTATTGTTAAACTTGCCTATGGCAACTAAAACAGGGGAGAGTATTGGATTTATCAATGCGTTATTTACCTCAGCTTCTGCAGTATGTGTAACAGGACTTGTAGTAGTAAATACAGGAGAGTTTTGGTCATTATTTGGCCAGATAGTAATAATTATGCTTATACAAATGGGAGGGTTAGGATTTATGACTATGGCCACCATTGGAGCATTGCTTATAGGGAAAAAAATTACCTTAAAGGAAAGATTAGTAATAAAAGAGCAGTTAAATCAAGAAACCATGTCTGGATTAGTAAGACTAACTAAATATGTTATTCTTTCTACCCTTGCCATAGAAGGTATTGGTGCTATTTTTCTATCCACTAGATTTATACCTATATATGGAAAGGTGAAGGGAATATGGTTTTCTATATTTCATGCTATATCTGCATTCTGTAATGCAGGATTTGATCTTACAGGAGACAGTATCGCACCATTTGTGGGAGATTTTACAATAAATATGACTATATCAGCTTTAATAATATTAGGAGGACTTGGTTTTTCTGTCTATATAGATATTACTAAGAATAGAAGCTTTAAAAAGCTTAGTCTACATTCAAAGCTAGTAATATCCATTACAGGAGTATTACTTTTAGTTGGAATGATAGTATTTTTCTTAATAGAATATGATAATCCGCTTACTCTTAAACCATTGAATCTGGGGGAGAAATTAATAGCATCATTTTTTCAATCTGTAGTTCCTAGAACAGCAGGATTCTACTCAGTTAATTTAGCCGGACTTTATGATACAACAGTATTTCTTACTATTATATTGATGTTTATTGGAGCTTCTCCCGGTTCTACTGGTGGAGGAATTAAAACTACTACTTTTGGAATTCTTATACTTACTACACTAGGTGTAATAAAGGGTGAAAGGGATATCGTTGCATTCAAAAAGAGAATAGGATATGATGTAATAAATAGATCTTTAGCCATAGCTACAGTGGGAATGATTTTAATTATTGCTGTGTCCTTTGTATTGACAGTAACGGAGCCTGCTAATTTTCTCGATGTTTTATTTGAAACTACCTCTGCCTTTGCAACTGTAGGATCTTCTAGGGGACTTACACCACATCTTACTGACTTTGGGAAGATAATTATAACATTGACTATGTATGCAGGAAGAGTTGGTCCTTTAACTATGGCATATGTTTTCTCTAGAAGAAGTAAACATGGTAATTTCAGATATTCAGAAGGCAATATTATAGTAGGATAG
- the pheT gene encoding phenylalanine--tRNA ligase subunit beta yields the protein MLLPVKWLKDYIETGKDSRILADGLTLSGSHVESIINLNKGIENIIVGKISNLEKHPDADKLTICKVDIGKEVLPIVTGAANLQEGDYIPVAVIGSKLPGDIVIEKTNFRGIDSFGMLCSLKELGYSDNVIPKEMKDGIFVLDKEYPLGEDIAAIMGLNNEVIEFEITPNRPDCLSIMGMARETAATFKIPLKEPVINIENEVEDIKDYVNSIEVLSNNCNRYYARVIKNVNIKPSPLWMQIRLMEAGIRPISNIVDITNFVMLEYGEPLHAFDLDKLGGKKIIVREAKEGEKLLTLDEVERELSTSDLVIADEKEPIGIAGVMGGFNSEITNNTKCVLLEGANFDQRSVRLTSKRFGLRTEASTRFEKGIDPNLSQLAVERVCQLIEEIGAGTVVKGNIDIYKEVKAETTIDLRPSRANKLLGIDISIDEMMSYLNGLGLESRLEGELIKVNIPTFRLDLKIEADLIEEIGRLYGFHNIESKPLLGTLTRGEKPYGRRIEDRTKDILQGLGLNEVMTYSFISPKAYDKIRLPEDSPLRKYIRLINPLGEDYSVMRTTLIPNMMELISRNYNRGVEECSVYEIGNSFIAKSLSIEELPDEKKVLSIGIYGNKDFFDLKEIVDKTLGRLGIKEVEYIREENNTSFHPGRTAKLILDGEEIGILGEMHIDVLENYDIKERVYIAQLDFDKIVEKTNLEVKYTPLPKYPAMLRDLALVVKEDILVGDIQKIISKHGEGLIEKIELFDIYTGDQIPEGMKSVAYSITYRSYERTLREDEVNNIQETIIKDLENTFDAKLRS from the coding sequence ATGCTATTACCTGTAAAATGGTTAAAAGATTATATAGAAACAGGCAAGGATTCTAGGATATTAGCAGATGGACTTACTCTATCTGGATCTCATGTAGAGTCAATTATAAATTTAAATAAAGGCATAGAAAATATAATAGTTGGAAAAATTTCAAATCTGGAGAAACATCCTGACGCAGATAAGCTTACTATATGTAAAGTAGATATAGGAAAGGAAGTCCTTCCAATAGTAACTGGTGCTGCTAATTTACAAGAAGGAGACTATATTCCAGTAGCAGTTATAGGATCAAAATTACCAGGAGATATTGTAATTGAAAAAACAAACTTTAGAGGAATAGATTCCTTTGGAATGTTATGCTCTTTAAAGGAATTAGGATATAGTGATAATGTTATCCCAAAAGAGATGAAAGACGGTATATTCGTATTAGATAAGGAATATCCATTGGGAGAAGATATTGCTGCAATAATGGGATTAAATAATGAGGTAATAGAATTTGAAATTACACCAAATAGACCTGACTGCTTGAGCATTATGGGTATGGCAAGAGAAACTGCTGCTACTTTTAAAATTCCACTAAAAGAACCTGTAATTAATATAGAGAATGAGGTAGAAGATATAAAGGACTATGTTAATTCCATTGAAGTATTATCTAATAATTGTAATAGATATTATGCTAGAGTGATAAAAAATGTAAATATAAAACCATCACCACTTTGGATGCAAATTAGACTTATGGAGGCAGGAATAAGACCAATAAGCAATATAGTCGATATAACTAACTTTGTAATGCTAGAATATGGTGAACCATTACACGCTTTTGATTTAGATAAACTTGGAGGAAAAAAGATTATTGTAAGAGAAGCTAAAGAAGGAGAAAAACTACTTACATTAGATGAAGTAGAAAGAGAACTTAGTACTTCAGATTTAGTTATTGCAGATGAAAAAGAGCCTATAGGAATAGCTGGAGTTATGGGTGGATTCAATAGTGAAATCACCAATAATACTAAATGTGTACTTTTAGAAGGGGCAAACTTTGACCAAAGAAGTGTAAGACTTACATCAAAGAGATTTGGTTTAAGAACTGAGGCTTCCACTAGATTTGAAAAAGGGATTGATCCTAATTTAAGTCAACTAGCGGTAGAAAGAGTTTGTCAATTAATTGAAGAAATCGGTGCTGGAACAGTAGTTAAAGGAAATATAGATATATATAAAGAAGTAAAAGCAGAAACAACAATAGATTTAAGACCAAGTAGAGCAAATAAGCTGCTAGGAATTGATATTTCTATAGATGAAATGATGTCTTACTTAAATGGATTAGGTCTTGAATCAAGACTGGAAGGAGAATTAATTAAGGTAAATATACCAACCTTTAGACTTGATCTTAAAATAGAAGCAGATTTAATTGAAGAAATTGGTAGGCTTTATGGATTCCACAATATAGAAAGTAAACCTCTATTGGGTACTTTAACTAGAGGTGAGAAGCCTTATGGAAGAAGAATTGAAGATAGAACTAAGGATATTCTTCAAGGGTTAGGATTAAATGAAGTAATGACTTACTCCTTTATTAGTCCTAAGGCCTATGATAAAATCAGGCTTCCAGAGGATAGTCCTTTAAGAAAATATATAAGACTTATAAATCCATTAGGAGAAGATTATAGCGTAATGAGAACTACTCTTATACCAAATATGATGGAGCTTATTAGTAGAAACTATAATCGTGGGGTAGAGGAATGTTCTGTATATGAAATAGGAAACTCTTTTATAGCTAAGTCTTTATCTATTGAAGAATTACCTGATGAAAAGAAGGTCTTATCCATAGGAATCTATGGCAATAAGGATTTCTTCGATTTAAAAGAAATTGTAGATAAGACTTTAGGTAGACTTGGTATCAAAGAGGTAGAATATATTAGAGAAGAAAATAATACTAGTTTCCATCCTGGAAGAACTGCTAAACTTATATTAGATGGTGAGGAAATAGGTATTTTAGGTGAAATGCATATAGATGTTCTTGAAAATTATGATATAAAGGAAAGAGTATATATAGCTCAATTGGATTTTGATAAAATTGTTGAAAAGACTAATTTAGAAGTTAAATATACACCATTGCCTAAATATCCAGCAATGCTTAGAGATTTAGCTTTAGTAGTTAAAGAAGATATATTAGTGGGAGATATTCAAAAGATAATCTCAAAACATGGAGAAGGTCTAATAGAAAAAATTGAATTATTTGATATATATACTGGAGATCAAATTCCTGAAGGAATGAAGAGTGTAGCATATTCTATTACTTATAGATCCTATGAAAGAACTCTTCGTGAAGATGAAGTAAATAATATTCAAGAAACTATTATTAAAGATTTAGAAAATACTTTTGATGCAAAGCTTAGGTCATAA
- the rpmI gene encoding 50S ribosomal protein L35, translating to MAKMKTHRASAKRFKRTGTGKIKRFKAYKSHITGKKSPKRIRNLRKGTLVSKGDQRRIDSMIP from the coding sequence ATGGCAAAAATGAAAACTCATAGAGCATCAGCAAAAAGATTTAAAAGAACTGGTACAGGCAAGATAAAAAGATTTAAAGCTTACAAAAGTCATATAACAGGAAAAAAATCACCAAAGAGAATTAGAAACTTAAGAAAAGGCACTTTAGTAAGTAAAGGCGACCAAAGAAGAATAGATTCAATGATACCATAA
- the pheS gene encoding phenylalanine--tRNA ligase subunit alpha: protein MRDRLLEIKEIALNSIDKISALEEVEQLRVKYLGKKGELTSVLRDMGKLAAEERPIMGQIANEIRDELEISITSMKEKLTEELKRNRMNKEKIDITMTTNKKKLGHKHPLLATVEELEDLFISMGFSVVVGPEIETVENNFDALNSPENHPSRDLSDTFYITDDIVLRTHTSPVQIRAMKEMGAPLRIVSAGRTFRFDDVDDTHSPMFHQLEGLVVDENINMANLIHTLDIFIKELFGSDMKTRYRPHHFPFTEPSAEVDVSCLKCRGKGCPACNFTGWSMELLGCGMVHPKVLENCGIDSEKYSGFAFGMGIDRITMVKYGINDIRLLFENDNRFLEQF from the coding sequence ATGAGAGATAGACTACTGGAAATTAAAGAAATTGCTTTAAATAGTATTGATAAAATATCGGCCTTAGAAGAAGTCGAACAATTGAGAGTAAAATATCTTGGAAAAAAAGGTGAATTAACATCTGTTTTAAGAGATATGGGAAAGTTAGCTGCAGAAGAAAGACCTATAATGGGTCAAATAGCTAATGAAATTAGAGATGAGCTAGAAATTTCTATTACTTCTATGAAAGAAAAGTTAACGGAAGAACTAAAAAGAAATAGAATGAATAAAGAAAAAATAGATATAACTATGACTACAAATAAGAAAAAATTAGGGCATAAACATCCGCTATTGGCCACTGTAGAAGAGCTAGAAGATTTATTTATATCCATGGGTTTTTCAGTAGTTGTAGGACCAGAAATTGAAACAGTTGAAAATAACTTTGATGCATTAAATTCTCCTGAAAACCATCCATCTAGAGATTTATCTGATACATTTTACATAACGGATGACATTGTCCTAAGAACTCATACTTCTCCTGTTCAAATTAGAGCAATGAAGGAAATGGGAGCACCCCTTAGAATTGTATCTGCAGGTAGAACTTTTAGATTTGATGATGTAGACGATACACACTCACCAATGTTTCATCAGTTAGAGGGTTTAGTTGTGGATGAAAATATTAATATGGCTAATCTTATCCACACATTGGATATATTTATAAAAGAGTTATTTGGTAGTGATATGAAGACTAGATATAGACCTCATCATTTTCCATTTACAGAACCATCTGCAGAAGTAGACGTATCCTGTTTGAAATGTAGAGGCAAAGGATGTCCTGCTTGTAACTTCACTGGGTGGAGTATGGAATTATTAGGTTGTGGTATGGTACATCCAAAGGTTTTAGAAAACTGTGGAATTGATTCTGAAAAATATAGTGGATTTGCTTTTGGAATGGGAATTGATAGAATCACCATGGTGAAATACGGTATAAATGATATTCGTTTATTATTTGAAAATGATAATAGATTTTTAGAACAATTCTAG
- the rplT gene encoding 50S ribosomal protein L20, whose protein sequence is MARVKRAVNAKKRHKKVLKQAKGYYGAKSKLFRTANQAVMKSLNYAYIGRKQRKRDFRKLWIARINAAARLNGMSYSKFINGLKKANIDINRKMLSEMAIHDAAGFAKLVEIAKGN, encoded by the coding sequence ATGGCAAGAGTAAAAAGAGCAGTAAATGCCAAGAAAAGACATAAAAAAGTATTAAAACAAGCCAAAGGCTATTATGGAGCGAAATCTAAGTTATTTAGAACTGCTAATCAAGCTGTTATGAAATCACTTAATTATGCATATATAGGACGTAAACAAAGAAAGAGAGACTTTAGAAAGCTTTGGATTGCAAGAATCAATGCTGCTGCAAGATTAAACGGAATGAGCTATAGCAAATTCATCAATGGTCTTAAAAAAGCGAATATTGATATAAATAGAAAAATGCTTTCAGAGATGGCAATACATGATGCAGCAGGTTTTGCTAAACTAGTTGAAATTGCAAAAGGTAATTAA
- a CDS encoding RNA methyltransferase: MIEITSSKNPLIKEIKSLYRKKDRMKNKSFIIEGIKIVEEAIDNNYSIKNIIYTDQLFKTKDGEDFYQKIRSLENIVYVPDNIFKEISDTENPQGILGIAMYKYNGVEEIFKIETPFLLFLDGIQDPGNMGTIIRTADAFNISGVIITEGCVDPYNPKVVRATMGSIFRVPLYYTSKAMEDLMKLKKENIKIYSTSLDGSIPIYDADFKEGFILSIGNESKGVSEETFSLSDKLIKIPMPGMAESLNAGVAASIIMYEAMKQRA, encoded by the coding sequence ATGATTGAGATTACTAGTTCAAAAAACCCTTTAATTAAGGAGATAAAATCATTATATAGAAAGAAAGATAGAATGAAGAATAAATCCTTTATTATTGAAGGGATAAAAATTGTAGAAGAAGCAATTGATAACAACTATTCTATTAAAAATATAATATATACAGACCAGCTTTTCAAAACTAAAGATGGAGAGGATTTCTACCAAAAAATAAGGTCGCTAGAGAATATAGTTTATGTACCTGACAATATTTTTAAGGAAATATCTGATACTGAAAATCCTCAAGGCATATTGGGAATTGCAATGTATAAATACAATGGTGTTGAAGAAATATTTAAAATTGAAACTCCTTTTCTATTATTTTTAGATGGTATACAAGATCCAGGTAATATGGGGACTATCATAAGAACCGCCGATGCTTTTAATATAAGTGGAGTTATAATTACAGAAGGTTGTGTTGATCCTTATAATCCTAAGGTAGTCAGGGCTACTATGGGTTCTATATTTAGAGTGCCGCTATATTATACTTCTAAAGCTATGGAAGATTTAATGAAGTTAAAGAAGGAAAATATAAAAATATATTCTACTTCTTTAGATGGAAGTATTCCAATATATGATGCAGATTTTAAAGAGGGATTTATCCTTAGTATAGGAAATGAATCAAAGGGAGTAAGTGAGGAAACCTTCTCCCTATCGGATAAATTAATAAAAATACCTATGCCAGGCATGGCTGAATCTTTAAACGCAGGAGTAGCAGCTTCTATTATAATGTATGAGGCAATGAAGCAGAGAGCCTAA